Proteins found in one Lysinibacillus fusiformis genomic segment:
- a CDS encoding aldo/keto reductase produces MVKKVQLGRTELYVNPIGFGANAVGGHNLYPNLDEAEGRELVHTVLQQGVNFIDTAFIYGPKRSEELIGEVVKEQGNRAETIIATKAAHRLNHEGEQFNNHPTFLKTAVDEALGRLQTDYIDLFYIHFPDKDTPKDEAVGALKELKDAGKIRAIGVSNFSLQQLQEANKDGYVDVVQGEYNLLSRDAEHELFPYLKEQQISFVPYFPLASGLLTGKFNEQATFDDLRRGLPYFQNNVFSSNLAKIEQLRPMAAEKNIKIAHLVLAWYLTREVIDVIIPGAKRAEQLLMNLETLNVPLTDKEIQVIDTIFNK; encoded by the coding sequence ATGGTAAAAAAAGTACAACTTGGTCGAACAGAGCTTTATGTGAATCCAATTGGTTTTGGGGCGAATGCAGTAGGAGGGCATAATTTATATCCAAATTTAGATGAGGCAGAGGGACGTGAATTGGTACATACAGTGCTTCAACAAGGGGTCAATTTTATTGATACTGCCTTTATCTATGGTCCAAAGCGTTCCGAGGAGCTAATTGGTGAAGTAGTAAAGGAGCAGGGGAATCGAGCAGAAACGATTATTGCGACAAAAGCTGCCCATAGATTAAATCATGAAGGGGAACAATTTAATAATCATCCTACCTTTTTAAAAACGGCTGTGGATGAGGCTCTTGGACGACTTCAAACTGATTATATCGATCTGTTTTATATACATTTTCCGGATAAGGATACACCAAAAGATGAAGCGGTTGGTGCACTAAAAGAGTTAAAGGATGCTGGGAAAATTCGTGCAATTGGTGTATCAAATTTTTCATTACAGCAATTGCAAGAGGCAAATAAAGATGGCTATGTAGATGTTGTACAAGGTGAATATAATTTACTGTCGCGTGACGCGGAACATGAGCTATTCCCATATTTAAAAGAACAGCAAATTTCATTTGTGCCATATTTCCCTCTAGCATCAGGCTTGCTAACAGGTAAATTTAATGAACAGGCAACATTTGATGATTTACGCAGGGGGCTACCATACTTTCAAAATAATGTATTTTCTTCAAACTTAGCAAAGATAGAGCAGCTCCGTCCAATGGCAGCCGAAAAAAATATTAAAATTGCTCATCTTGTACTAGCATGGTATTTAACACGTGAAGTCATCGATGTCATTATTCCAGGTGCAAAGCGAGCAGAGCAACTTTTAATGAATTTGGAAACTTTGAATGTACCATTAACAGATAAAGAAATTCAAGTTATAGATACGATTTTTAACAAGTAA